In Sulfuriferula plumbiphila, the genomic window GAAAGATTGATTGCCAGGGCGCGCAGCCTGGGATGGTGTGCCAGGGTGGCGACAGCCTCCCCGATCACCCAGCGGTCAAGCTCGAGGATTTTGCCGGTCTTTTCGGCGATGGTGATGAATAGCCCGGGCATGATCAACTGTTCCGGTTTTTCCTCATCAACGATACGTACCAATGCCTCGAGGTGCGACAGGGTGCGATCGGCGCTGTGATACACACCCTGGAAATGCAGCCGGAACAGGTCTTTTTCGAATGCGCGCGACAGCCGGTCATTCCAGGTGAGGCGGGCGACCATCTCCTTGCCCATATCCAGCTCGGGACGGTATACCTGCCAGGTGTTCTTGCCACATGCCTTGGCCTGGTACATGGCGGTGTCGGCATGGGCGATCAGCTCCTCGATAGAGGAACCATGTTGCGGATAAAGCGCGATCCCCAGGCTCACCGTGACGCGCAGCGGCTGGTCGTCAAAAATGAGCGGGAGCCGGGCGATGGCCCGCACGACACGGTCCGCCAGACCTTCAGCCTGTTTCAGATCGGAAACCTGGGGGATCAGCAATGCGAATTCGTCGCCGCCCAGCCGGGCGAGGACCTCGTTGCGGCGCACCAGGGCGGAAAGTTCTGTTGCGACACGGATCAACGTGGCGTCGCCCGCATGGTGTCCGAAAGTGTCGTTAATGTACTTGAATTCGTCCAGATCGAAGAACAGCAACGCTCCCTGGCTGCCCGTGCGCCCTGCATCAGCAAGCAGCTTTTCCATCTCCTCGCGCAGGCGGTGGCGATTGAACAAGCCGGTAAGGGAGTCGCGCTCGGCGAGATAGATGAGTTGCTGGGCGGTCTGCTGCTCCTGGGTGACATCCTCGAACATCCACAGGTGGCCGGTAAACTTGTTTGCGTTGTCGTATACCGGGTGGCTGAGCCGGGTCACCAGCCGGCCATCGGCCAGGCGGATTTCAGTGGCCTGGCGGTCTTCATGGGGGCCCGCCGGTTCCGCCATCAGCTCAGCGAGCTGGTCCGGTTCGGCCAGTGTACAGCCGGTCTGGATGATCGCCTCGGCGGGGAACTTGCCATGCAAAGACAGGCCCATGGGCAGTCTCCAGATATGCTGAAACGCAGGGTTGTAATAGATGATGCGGTTGTTCGTATCGGCAAACAAAATACCCAGTTTCATGGCGTGCAGCAATGCGACCAGGCGCGCCTGCTCTTCATGCAACTGGGCCGTGCTTCCCTTGAGCGCACCGATCTGTGCGGCTATGGCGTCAGCCATGGAATTGAAGGCATGGGTGAGCGAGCCGACCTCGTCATCGCTGAGTACCGGCAGACGGATATCCAGCTGCCCTTGGGCAAAGGCTTCGGAGGCGCGGGTCAGGCTGGCGAGGTGACGCGTCAACCAGAATCCCAGACCCGCCAGCAGCAGGGTCGACAAGAGAATTTCCACGCCCGCGATCAACATGCTTTGTCGAACCAGGTGAACACGTGCCTCTGTCAGAAATGCAGTGGAAACACCATAGTGGAGTGTGCCGTATTCCTGGCCCGCCAGCATGATTTGCGTGCTGGTATCAAACCGGCCTGCGCCGGTGTCGGCAACTTTCGTTGACGGAGCGACAACCGGCAATGTTCGTCCTTTTTTCCAGCCGGCGGATGCAACGACATGTCCGGAGCGATCGACCAGCACGGCATAGACAATCCCTTCCAGGCGCTCACTCTCGGCAAGTATCTCATTCAGGGTGGCGTAATCCCGCTGAGATAGCGGCGCGGCGAGGGCCGCATTGAACAGGGTGTTGAGCTCCGTGTAGCGCGCCCGCGCCTGGGCGAGCAGACTGTCCTGGCTCAGGCGTACGCTGTTGACCACCAGCAGGGTCAGCATCACCGCTTCCACGATCAGCGAGAGCAGTACCAGCTTGGAACGCAGTGACAAACCGCGCGGCATCTTCAATAACAAGGCTAGTGGCCCAGGTGTTGCTGAAGATATTGGGTATAGGGATCGAGGGACTTCATTTCCTCGGGCGTGATTTCACGCATGCCCTGATAGCCAGTCACTTCGAAAAATTGTTTGCCTTCAGGCAAATCCGGGGAAAAAGCGAGCAGAGCCGGTTTGAGGCGCGCAACTTCACGTGCCAGGCGCGGATTGGCCAGCCACATGAGGCCGGGTATTGCAGGCAGTTTGGCAAAAACCTGGAGGCCATCCCGGAGGTTCGCTGGCATCTGCTTCCAGCCCGCCGGCGAGATGATGGCCAGCGCGCTTTCTCCGCTCAGTACCGAGTAGGCGGCACTGTTGTGGCTGGGTGTCTCCAGCAGCCGGAAGTCGATACGTTCCCGCAATCCCTGCGTTTCCAGCCACAACAAGGCCTGCCCGGTAATCAGGGCAAAGCGATCCAGGGTGGCGACCGCATGCCCGCGCAAATCCCGGATGGATTTGAGCGGGGCGGCCCGGGAGGTCATCAGCATTGCCCGATTCGCCGCTTTGTAGGTCGCCAGGGGCAGATAACCACCTTCCATTTGGGCGAGCCGACCCAGGTGAGCGGCCGTCACCACGATGTCGTAATCGCCCGCCATCGTGCCCTTGTGGAAGGCAGCGAAATCCGTCGCCGTCACCATCTCCACGGGGCGCTTTAGCGTCTGTTCCAGATAGGCGCGAAACGGTTGGTAGTTATTGAGCAGGACGCGCGGACTCAGGGTCGGCAACACGCCCACGATCAGCAGGGTTCCCTGCGCCGCACCCGGAATGGGCCATAGCGCCAGCAGGCAGGCCAGTAGCCAGCCTCTACCAGACAAGAACCTTCCCATATCCTTCTCTCCTCGCTACTTCCGGTTTCTCGTGCCCTGCTCCCTTAGCCGGTGTTTTTGTGATGCGGGGTTCTGGCCCGCAGGGTGATTCCATCGAACTCTTAATATCGGTTTTTGGGTGCCAAACTTGAAGCTTATGTCCATGATTGGTATTTTTCGACAGACGCAGAGCGATGCGGTCAACGCGTGGCCAGGCGCGCCAGCAGCTTTTCGTGTATGCCGCCAAAGCCGCCGTTGCTCATCACCAGCACTTGATCGCCGGGCCGGGCTTCGGTGACCACCGCTGTTACCAGAGCGTCAAGCTGGTCGTGTATTTGGGCGATCTCGCCCATGGGTGCAAATACCGCATCAGCGTCCCAGCCCAGATTGGCAGCGTAGCAGAACACCTTGTCCGCATCCTTCAGGCTGGCGGGCAGGGCGTCTTTCATGGCCCCCAGTTTCATGGTGTTGGAACGCGGCTCCAGCACGGCGAGGATGCGCGCCCCGCCTGCCTTGCGGCGCAGGCCGCCGACGGTGGTGGCAATGGCGGTGGGGTGATGGGCGAAGTCGTCATACACGGTGATACCGTTGACGGTGCCGCGCATTTCCATGCGGCGTTTGACGTTTTCGAAGCGCCCCAGTGCCTCGCACGCCACTTGCGTGGAAACCCCCGCGTGACGTGCGGCGGCAATGGCAGCCATGGCGTTGTGTACGTTATGTACACCCATCAGGCGCCATTCAACCCGGCCTTGAGGTTTGCCGTTGAACTGCACGTCGAATCCGGCCTCGCCACCGCTGGCGGTCCAGCCGTCCGCCATACCCAGCCATTCCACCGGGGTCCAGCAGCCGCGTGCAATAACGCGGCGCAGGCTGTCTTCGCTACCGTTGGCAATAATCCGCCCCTGCCCCGGCACGGTACGCACCAGGTGGTGGAACTGGGTTTCGATGGCAGGCAGGTCGGGAAAGATGTCGGCGTGGTCGAATTCCAGGTTGTTGAGTATCGCGGTGCGCGGGCGATAGTGGACGAACTTGGAGCGCTTGTCGAAAAACGCGGTGTCGTATTCATCTGCCTCGATGACGAAAAACGGCGACTCGGTGAGGCGTGCGGAGATGCCGAAATTCTGCGGGATGCCGCCCACCAGGAAGCCCGGCGTCAAGCCTGCGTCCTCCAGTATCCACGCCAGCATCGAGGTGGTGGTGGTTTTGCCGTGGGTACCCGCGACGGCCAGCACCCATTTGCCCTGCAGGACGTTCTCCGCCAGCCATTGCGGACCGGAAATGTACGCCAGGCCCTGGTCGAGGATGGCTTCCATCAACGGGTTGCCGCGCGTGACCACATTGCCGATGACGAACACGTCCGGTTTGAGATCAAGCTGGGCAGGGTCGAAGCCCTCGATCAGGTCAATGCCCAGCGCGCGCAACTGGTCGGACATGGGCGGATAGACGTTGGCATCGCAGCCGGTGACGGTGTGGCCGGCTGCGCGGGCGATGGCGGCGATGCCGCCCATGAAGGTGCCGCAGATACCCAGAATGTGCAGGTGCATGGAATCGCTATCGTATAAAAGTGAACAGTGGGTTGGCCAAAGCGCTAGCTGAGTCCTGCGCCATCGCTAATCGAGCCCTTGGCCAGATCCACCAGAATATTGCGCCCCGGTATCAGCGTGGCGACTGCCAGCAGGAAGATTTCGACGAATTCGCTGCGTTCGTCCTCTGGCAGTTTGGTGACGCGGTTGAAGGTGCCGAACATGGAATCGTGAAACGCGGCGATATAGAGAATGCGGCGTTTGTTTTCGGTCACGTCGTCGGGGTCGGCGGTTTCCGTCACTTGCGTGATGACCACTTCGCCCAGTTTCTCGCGGATCGACTGGAACAGGTGATGGATGTACTCGGCTGCGCTCTGACGGCCTTTGTCGTCTTGCAGGGTGAGGTCCGCGCTCACCATCTCGCCGGAGCGGGTCTTGAGCGTGACGCGTTTTTCCTGCGGCTGGGGAGGGGGAGCATTGGGGTTGATGATGAGGCTCATGCGCTGTCCTTGTTCGGGCAATCGGGCATGATAGCCTGTTCCGCCCGGATTAAAAAAGCCCGTCTTAGGGTTCCCTGATTAGTGCTGTTAAAACCGCTCATGCAAAGGCTGGTTCCGGTAAAGCCGCTTGGATGGAGTGAGGGTGAATTGTTGCTTGGTTTTACTTAATCAAGGCCTTGCGGACACCAGCAAACGCCATTGATGCACACCCAGTCCAACCAGAATCAGCGCGGTTCCCAGCCAGATATCGAGCCCTGGTTGCTCGCCGTTGAGCCATTGGCCGAGCAGTAGCGCGCTCACCGGCGTAATCAGCGTAATCAGCGCGACCTGGCCGGCTTGCAGATGTTTGGTGACGTAAAAATACAGGGTAAACCCCACCACCGAGCCGAAAATCCCCAGGTAAAGCGTGGACAGCCCGGCACGCACGCTCCACTGCGGCACGTGGCCAAACAGCGCCCACCACAGCGGCAACAGCAGCCCTACCACGAAAGTCAGCGCACCCGTGGTCAGCGCCAGTACCGGCACCGCTGCCCCGGTGCGTTTGACCCACACCAGGCTGGCTGCCTGAATCGCCACCGCGCCGAGGATGGCCGCAATACCGGGCAAGGCCTGCGTGCTTATTTTTGCACCCGCGCCAAAAATGACGATTAGCCCGGCCAGTCCCAGCACAATACCCGCCAGTTTGGCCGGGGTCAGGCGTTCCGCATCCGCCAGCCACACCCCGATCAGCCCAGTAAACAGCGGAATCAGGCCAAACAGCACGGCAATCAGGCCCGATGGCACATAACGCGCCCCCCAGTACACCAGCAGCATGGCACCGAAAATACCGGAGCCGGCAGCCACATAGGCATTGAGTGCGGCATGCGAACGCGGCATCGGGATACGCAGCGCACGCACCAGGATGGTGCACGCCACCAGCCCAATGGCCATGCGTACCAGTACCGGAAACACGAAGTCCGCTCCTACCTCGCTCCATTGGATGGCCAGCGGGGTGGTGGACCAGATCAGGATTACGCCCAGATAGGCGGCAGGGATGGACATGGCATTAATCAGGTGCAAATATTGCTTGTAATTTGGGTGCCAGGCAGCATATCAGGCATGAGCGGTTTCACTACGGAGGTGCATCATGATTGTATTCGACATCGAATCCGGACGCATTGACGCCCCCAGTTTTAATCACCCCCCCACCGGGGCAGCACAGTCTGAGACTGACGTAGCGCGGCCAGATACGACCTTGCCCGTGCTGCGTCTGATGACGCTGGAAGAAGCGAGGTGGATGGAAGCACGGCGTGCCGGCGCCACTACCCGGGCGGGAATGTAAAACTTATCGACGGCCGTATTGTGTCGATTTCGGTGCGCTAACCTCGTCATTTTTGACGATGCGATTGATAAACCCCGCTTTAGTAGGCCAGGCGGGTGGCTTAATCTATTGAAAATATCATTATTTATCCTATCCAGATCCCTTGGCTTCAAAGAGTTATGGGGTATTTTTTTGCCCTCAAAATCTTACCCGGCATCACATGAATGTCATTTTCGCGAGGTATTTATTCCCGCCCACCTTCCTTGAAAACTACCGGGACGGGCACGGCTGTACTGCGTAGCCCCAGCGTTCAGAAGTCTTGGCGCTCTGTTTTTTTATCGGGTACGCGCTACGCAGTTTCCGATTAGTATTTACGCATGGAATTCTTTGCCACGACAATTATTTCCGCTTCGGCTGCTGATCTGCAGCGCCGGCTGACTATCAGCGAATTGCCACACTGGTGTGCGTCTATCGAAAAGGTGCTGAGCGACGCAAAGTCGAGCGGTGAAATCTATTGCGTGTGGGGGACGTTCCATACGAACCGGGAGGATTTGAGTCATGGCGTGCGCTTTTCGTTGCCCGGCTGTCCCAATGCCTTGCAATGGACTGTGACTACCGGACATCTACCTGACCCGCAGCATACCGTTATTCATCTCACTATCAACCGTACCGAACAAGATCAGGACTTCATCGACTCAATCCAGCAGTTCGTGGATGAATGGAGGACCGGGCTGGAGGCGCATTGGTAATCGGGCATGGGTCGAGGACCAGATCGACGCCGGTTCAACATGGGTGCAACCACTTGGGCAGACGTTCATAGGGATTGGTCTTGACGGACGAGTCGACGGTGACACCGTGTTTTTGCAGGCGGCTATACAGCTGGCCTGACTTCATCATATGCGAACATGACGACAGGCCGGTCGGGGTCGCGCAACATGGCATCGACCTCGCTGGAGGCTGCTTCGTCCAGGGCATCCGCCGCTTCCACTGACGCCGGCGCTGCCGCCGGAGTGACATCGAATCGGAATCCCGGCGTCGACCTCGACAGTTCGAACTCCTCCCCGGTCATCTCGACGGCAATGTCGTCGAACAGCGGTGTGGAAAGATAGCGTTCGCCGGTATCGGGCAGCATGCACAGGATGTTGGCACCCTGCGGCGCGGCTTGGGCGACCTGCAGCGCACCCGAGAACGTGGCGCCCGCCGAGATGCCGACGAAGAGGCCTTCGCGCCGCGCCAGTTCCCTGGCGCAACGCAGCGCGTCCTGGCCGTCGATCGGCACAAAGCCGTCAATGCGGCTTTCCGCCGTGACCTGTTCCACGAGCCGGGGGATGAAGTCCGGGGACCAGCCCTGCATCAGATGCGGCCGGAACCGGGGATGGCTCGCGCTGTGCGATCCGTCGCCGTGCCTTGGCTGCGCGATGCCGCTGGCCAGCATGGCCGAATTGTCCGGCTCGCAGACGATGATCTGCGTATGGGGGCTCTTCTCCTTCAGCACCCGCGACACGCCGTTCAGCGTGCCGCCGGTGCCGAAACCGGTGACCCAGTAGTCGAGCGACACATCGGCGAAGTCATTCAAGATCTCCACGGCGGTGGTACGGGCGTGGATCTCCACATTGGCCGGGTTCTCGAACTGGCGCGGTTGCCACCAGCCATGCGCCTTGGCCAACTCCTCGGCCTTCGCCATCATCCCCGAGCCCTTCTGGGCGGCCGGCGTCAGCACGACCCTGGCGCCGAGAAATCGTATCAGCTTGCGCCGCTCCACGCTGAAGTTTTCGGCCATGGTGACGACCAGCGGATAACCTTTCTGGGCGCAGACCATGGCCAGGCCGATGCCGGTATTGCCACTCGTGGCTTCGACGATCGTCTGCCCGGGCTTGAGTTCACCGCGGCGTTCGGCGTCTTCGATCACCCCCACGGCCAGCCGGTCCTTCACCGATCCCATCGGATTGAAGGACTCCACCTTGACGTAGAGGTTGATGCCCTTGGGACCCAACTTGTTGATGCGAATCACCGGCGTGTTGCCGATGGTGCCCAGAATGCTGTCGAAGCGCTTGCCCATGGCCGTTCTCCCCAGTTACCCGCCTGGCCGCCGGATCTTGCCGGCGGCGTCGGCTATATAGCTCTTTTATAGTTCTTTATAAAACATGACTCCTTTGTTTTTCCTCGCCCAAGGTCCAAATTGAGGGGAGCGCAGCTTTTTGGCGCGTCTCTCCAGAATGCAGGGTCAGGCTTTGTCATACGCGAATGATGTTGCCCTTCAGCGAGTAGAAAATGGCGATCACGTCATTCTTCGTGCCCTCGTCGAGTGTATGTTTTTTGTTCATTGCGCCGACAATGTCATCCATCGCTGCCAAGTACGCTTGCTCACTGATGTGCATGCCTTTATGTGCAGCGAGCATGTCCTTACCCGTGTAGGGCTCCGTGGCTCCGGGCCGCCGGAGCCCGCGCCCAACTCCCGGCACCGGGCTTAACTTTTCACCTTCTCAATCATGTGGTTGATGACATGGCTGTGCTCGCGCTGCGGGCTGAACATGATGATCTCCGCGTCTGCGTCGACCTTTACGTTGTGCCCGGGTGGCCAGTAAAACAGATCATTCGCGTTGACCGTCTCCTGTGCGCCATCCGCGTCAGTTGTGGTGAGTTGGCCGCGCAAGACGAAGCCCCAGTGGGGGCACTGGCACAAATTGCCTTCCAGTCCCTGGAACAGCGGGGTGGTGTCTACGCCCGCCGAGAGACTGAAGTACTCGCAGCTGATCTTGCCTAATCCAGTTGCGTCGCCGAAATCCGTTCGCTGACGGATCACGGCACCTGGAATCTCCATCCTGACGTCTATGTCCTCTTTGACTATTCGCATGATCGTTTCTCCTGTGTGCCAATGGATGCTTTCTTTGCTGGTCTGTCTATCGCCGCATCCATTTCAAGCAATAGGTGGCCAACGCCGACGATGGTCGACTAGTTGCGTTTGATGACTACCTCGATGTACTCACTCGGGGCCACCAGCGTGCCATCGGCCGCGCGATTGAATTTTTCGGCCAGGGCGACCAGGTCGGCGGCCAGCGCTTCCTGCTTCGCTGCGTCGAGTGCCCCGAATGCCTTGTGCATCGGGCCGTAAAAAGTGCGAAAGACTTCCAGTCAATGGGCCGCGCTGTGGTAGCGGAACACGAAGTTCCTGCGCTCGATAGCGATCGAGTCGAGCCGCGCGCCGAAGAGCTCGCGTAGCCGCGCTTCGGTGCCCCACAGCGCGGGCGACTTCACGCCGGCCGCCGGAGCCACGTAGTTGCCCATCGTCTTGAAGATTTCGCCGACAAAACTGGTCGGCGTCCAGTTCGCGAGGCCGATCCGGCCGCCGGGTTTGCAGGCGCGCGCCATTTCCGCCGCGGCCTTATCCTGGTCGGGCGTGAACATCACGCCGAAGGTGGACAACACCACATCGAAACTGTGGTCGGGGTATGGCAGATTCTCGGCGTCCGCCTGCTCGAACTGCACCGGCAGCCCTTCGGCGTTCGCCCGGGTGCGCCCACGCTCGAGCAGCGCCGGAACGTAATCGGTCGAGACGACGTCGCACCAGCGCCGCGCGGCGGCCAGTGTCGCATTGCCGTTGCCGGCGGCGACGTCGAGCACGCGCTCACCGGCACGCAGGTCGAGCGCTTCGCAAAGCGATTCGCCGACGATCTGCAGCGTGGTGCCGACGACGGCGTAGTCACCTGCCGACCAGGCAAGGTGCTGCTTGTTCTTCACGGCCGCAAGGTCAATGACGGGGACAGAAGTGGAAATGACTGCTGACATGGCTGTGCTCCCCAGTGACGTGGATCAGGACTTGTCAGGGTGAAGCAACGCGGTCCTGTTGCGCGTCGTCGGAACCGGGCCTGGTGCTGCCGGTCGACATGCCTATTTCATCCCGGGAGGGAGGGAACGGGGTCCCGCAAAGCGGGACAAAAAGCGGGACAAAAGCGCGGACTAAGCTGCTAGACTCAAGCGTGCAGGATGCAACGGAGAGTCAAGCGACATGGAGGACCGGACACATTCATTTGGTTACTGGTTGCGGCGCCGCCGCAAATCGCTGGATCTCACCCAGGAGGCGCTTGCCCAGCGGGTCTGCTGCTCGGGTTTCACCATCCGAAAGATCGAGGCCGACGAGCGTCGCCCTTCGCGGCGGCTCGCCGAACGGCTCGCCGCATCACTCGCCATACCCGAGTTGGAGCGGCGCGATTTCCTCGATGCGGCACGCGCATTGCACGCCACGAACCGCCTGCAACTGGACCCCACGCCGGTCGCCATCGACGCGTGCGCCGTTGCACCCGCCGCATTGATTCATCCCCCGCCCGATTCGGCCATCG contains:
- a CDS encoding DMT family transporter, producing MSIPAAYLGVILIWSTTPLAIQWSEVGADFVFPVLVRMAIGLVACTILVRALRIPMPRSHAALNAYVAAGSGIFGAMLLVYWGARYVPSGLIAVLFGLIPLFTGLIGVWLADAERLTPAKLAGIVLGLAGLIVIFGAGAKISTQALPGIAAILGAVAIQAASLVWVKRTGAAVPVLALTTGALTFVVGLLLPLWWALFGHVPQWSVRAGLSTLYLGIFGSVVGFTLYFYVTKHLQAGQVALITLITPVSALLLGQWLNGEQPGLDIWLGTALILVGLGVHQWRLLVSARP
- a CDS encoding globin family protein codes for the protein MLAAHKGMHISEQAYLAAMDDIVGAMNKKHTLDEGTKNDVIAIFYSLKGNIIRV
- a CDS encoding EAL domain-containing protein, giving the protein MLLKMPRGLSLRSKLVLLSLIVEAVMLTLLVVNSVRLSQDSLLAQARARYTELNTLFNAALAAPLSQRDYATLNEILAESERLEGIVYAVLVDRSGHVVASAGWKKGRTLPVVAPSTKVADTGAGRFDTSTQIMLAGQEYGTLHYGVSTAFLTEARVHLVRQSMLIAGVEILLSTLLLAGLGFWLTRHLASLTRASEAFAQGQLDIRLPVLSDDEVGSLTHAFNSMADAIAAQIGALKGSTAQLHEEQARLVALLHAMKLGILFADTNNRIIYYNPAFQHIWRLPMGLSLHGKFPAEAIIQTGCTLAEPDQLAELMAEPAGPHEDRQATEIRLADGRLVTRLSHPVYDNANKFTGHLWMFEDVTQEQQTAQQLIYLAERDSLTGLFNRHRLREEMEKLLADAGRTGSQGALLFFDLDEFKYINDTFGHHAGDATLIRVATELSALVRRNEVLARLGGDEFALLIPQVSDLKQAEGLADRVVRAIARLPLIFDDQPLRVTVSLGIALYPQHGSSIEELIAHADTAMYQAKACGKNTWQVYRPELDMGKEMVARLTWNDRLSRAFEKDLFRLHFQGVYHSADRTLSHLEALVRIVDEEKPEQLIMPGLFITIAEKTGKILELDRWVIGEAVATLAHHPRLRALAINLSGRSLADPSLPRYIQDTLIRHAVDPSRLLIEITETSAIGDLHDAGRFIEAVHLTGCSTCLDDFGTGFSSFAYLKYLKVDTLKIDGLFIRDLPHDHDNQLFVKSIADVARGMGKVTVAEFVEDEATLDLLTQFGVDFVQGYFLDRPIADHPALQG
- a CDS encoding cupin domain-containing protein, producing MRIVKEDIDVRMEIPGAVIRQRTDFGDATGLGKISCEYFSLSAGVDTTPLFQGLEGNLCQCPHWGFVLRGQLTTTDADGAQETVNANDLFYWPPGHNVKVDADAEIIMFSPQREHSHVINHMIEKVKS
- a CDS encoding class I SAM-dependent methyltransferase, whose translation is MSAVISTSVPVIDLAAVKNKQHLAWSAGDYAVVGTTLQIVGESLCEALDLRAGERVLDVAAGNGNATLAAARRWCDVVSTDYVPALLERGRTRANAEGLPVQFEQADAENLPYPDHSFDVVLSTFGVMFTPDQDKAAAEMARACKPGGRIGLANWTPTSFVGEIFKTMGNYVAPAAGVKSPALWGTEARLRELFGARLDSIAIERRNFVFRYHSAAH
- the mpl gene encoding UDP-N-acetylmuramate:L-alanyl-gamma-D-glutamyl-meso-diaminopimelate ligase; translation: MHLHILGICGTFMGGIAAIARAAGHTVTGCDANVYPPMSDQLRALGIDLIEGFDPAQLDLKPDVFVIGNVVTRGNPLMEAILDQGLAYISGPQWLAENVLQGKWVLAVAGTHGKTTTTSMLAWILEDAGLTPGFLVGGIPQNFGISARLTESPFFVIEADEYDTAFFDKRSKFVHYRPRTAILNNLEFDHADIFPDLPAIETQFHHLVRTVPGQGRIIANGSEDSLRRVIARGCWTPVEWLGMADGWTASGGEAGFDVQFNGKPQGRVEWRLMGVHNVHNAMAAIAAARHAGVSTQVACEALGRFENVKRRMEMRGTVNGITVYDDFAHHPTAIATTVGGLRRKAGGARILAVLEPRSNTMKLGAMKDALPASLKDADKVFCYAANLGWDADAVFAPMGEIAQIHDQLDALVTAVVTEARPGDQVLVMSNGGFGGIHEKLLARLATR
- the cysK gene encoding cysteine synthase A is translated as MGKRFDSILGTIGNTPVIRINKLGPKGINLYVKVESFNPMGSVKDRLAVGVIEDAERRGELKPGQTIVEATSGNTGIGLAMVCAQKGYPLVVTMAENFSVERRKLIRFLGARVVLTPAAQKGSGMMAKAEELAKAHGWWQPRQFENPANVEIHARTTAVEILNDFADVSLDYWVTGFGTGGTLNGVSRVLKEKSPHTQIIVCEPDNSAMLASGIAQPRHGDGSHSASHPRFRPHLMQGWSPDFIPRLVEQVTAESRIDGFVPIDGQDALRCARELARREGLFVGISAGATFSGALQVAQAAPQGANILCMLPDTGERYLSTPLFDDIAVEMTGEEFELSRSTPGFRFDVTPAAAPASVEAADALDEAASSEVDAMLRDPDRPVVMFAYDEVRPAV
- a CDS encoding phosphate/phosphite/phosphonate ABC transporter substrate-binding protein; translation: MGRFLSGRGWLLACLLALWPIPGAAQGTLLIVGVLPTLSPRVLLNNYQPFRAYLEQTLKRPVEMVTATDFAAFHKGTMAGDYDIVVTAAHLGRLAQMEGGYLPLATYKAANRAMLMTSRAAPLKSIRDLRGHAVATLDRFALITGQALLWLETQGLRERIDFRLLETPSHNSAAYSVLSGESALAIISPAGWKQMPANLRDGLQVFAKLPAIPGLMWLANPRLAREVARLKPALLAFSPDLPEGKQFFEVTGYQGMREITPEEMKSLDPYTQYLQQHLGH